The sequence AGCTCGTGGTGCTGATGATAAGCATGTAGAAGAGAAAACCTCCGGAGTATCTTCTAAAGAAGAAGAGAAAGAAGAAGGACAAAATTTCATGGCTTATGATAACCCTACAGCAGGAATGGCATTCGTAGATATTGCTCCTTCTGTGTCCAGTGAGGTTGTTGTGGAAAGCACTACAGTCGCAGTTGCTAGTGCAGATTTGCAGTGGGTCCAAGATGTGATTGCTAGTACTGTAGAATCTATGATAGTTGCTGATGTAAACGGTCAGCAGTTAGTAGAATTAGTTTTAGATGCTGAAGGCAATGTTCCTGAAGTTTTTGCTGGCGCGAATTTAACGTTAGTACAGTCTGGAACGGATCTTTCTGTAAAATTTTCCAATTTTATGGATGATGTTCAGCTCACAGAGGCAGTAAATCTGATTTCGAATAATCCTTCTCAGCTTGCTGGTTTGGTAGAATCATTAAAAAATCTTCGTTTGAATTTGACAGAATTAACAGTTGGAACAAGTATTGTACAATTGCCAACTATCGAAGAAGTACAGACACCTTTACATATGATTGCTGCGACAATACATCAAAGAGATGAAGAGAAGGATCAAGAAGGAAAAGATCAGCAGCAGCAGCAAGATCAAGAACAAAACCAATATAAAGTTGAAGAAGCACGTTTATAAAGGTGATTTCTCATGACAGTAGCAGCGGAACCTAGCGCTAGTTGGTTAAAATCTAGACACGATTTTCTAAGTTCTTTAGTGAAAACGGACGAGGTGATTTCTCTTCCTCCGTTCCCTAAAGAACTTTGCCAAAATAGGTTGAAAGAAAAATTCCGTCTAGAAGATGCGAATCTGACTATTCAACCTCGAGGTTCCCTAACTGCTGCTCAGGCTGTTCAAGATTTTGGCACACACTTTCTAGTACAGTCTTTCTTAGCCCAGCCCTTGACATCAGGGACATTTTTCTTTGTTACCTCAGAAGCTGATCTTCAGTCTTTCATGGTTGCTGTATTTAATGATTCTAGTTTGGCTTCCTACTTTTATGAGAAGGATAAGCTTTTAGGTTTTCATTACTATTTCTCGGCAGAGCTGTGTAAGTTGCTCCAGGAGCTCGCTTGGATACCTTCTCTATCTGTTAGAGTTGTCGGCGATGCTCGGTTTTCCACTAAAGACTTACAAGGCTCGTATCAGGCTGTAGATGTCAACTGCGGATTAGACGGAAAAACTATGCGTTTCCGTTTACTTTTCCCAGAAGCAACATGTGACAGCTGTAAGGATTTCCTTTCAGCTTCAAATCAAAGTTTCGATATTCATCAGTTAGATCCTACACCTTTAACTATGTCTGTAGAAATTGGCTATTGCCAATTAACTCAGGAAGAATGGCAACAAGTTGAGCATGGAAGCTTTATCTTGTTAGACAGTTGTTTGTATGATCCTGATACAGAAGAAAGTGGAGGCTTGCTTACTATCCAAGGACATCAGTTCTTTGGAGGTCGTTTTGTTGATCAAACATCTGGAGAATTTAAAATCACTAGCTATCCAAGTTTGTCACAAGAAGCACCTACGGAAGAAACTCCGGAAGCTTTGCCTGCAGCACCTTTGCCAGGCAACTATAAGCTAGTAGCAGAAGCTTCTCGATACTCATTAACTGTTGAAGAGTTTTTAAATCTCTCTCAAGGCAGTATTCTAAATCTCAATGGGATCCACCCTTCTCGAGGCGTGGATTTAGTCCTCAATGGCGCAAAAGTTGGAAGAGGAGAAATAGTATCTTTAGGAGATGTTTTAGGAATTCGAGTTCTGGAAGTCTAAACGTATAATTGTCTCTTATGGATTGTCAATCCGAAATACTTCCTCTGAATCAGGCAATAGGTGCTTACCACATCAAGAAAATCCTGAGTAAGAAAGAAGGAAGCGCGGTGTACCAGGGTTTGCATTCTGAAACTCTACAATCTGCAGCTATTAAAGTGCTTGAACCGCCTTTAGTTGCTGATACGCGCAGAGTTCATAACTTTTTAAAAGAAGCACGAATTATTGAACAAGTCTCACATCCCCATATTGTTAAGTTATATCAATATGGACAGTGTAGAGAAGGTCTGTATATAGCCATGGAATATATACAAGGCGTGTCTCTTAGACAGTATATCCTCACCCATCTAATTCCTTTATCCAAGGCTATTGATATAGTGTTACATATTGGCCAGGCTATAGAATATCTGCATAGCCGTGGTATACTCCATAGGGATATCAAACCCGAAAATATCCTGATTAATTCTCAAGGGCAAATCAAACTCATAGATTTTGGACTTGCTGTTTGTTCTTCTACAGAACATGCTTCTCATCCTGCTTGTTTAGGAACGCCTTCATATATGAGCCCTGAACAACGTCAAGGAGATAAAGTTTCTGAAAAATCAGAAATCTACTCTCTAGGTTTAATTGCTTATGAATTGATCTCGGGAAACCTAGCTCTAGGTAAGGTCATTTTATCATTGATTCCGGATAGAGTGAGTAAGATTTTAGCGAAGGCCTTGCAACCTTCTCCTAAAGATCGTTACGGATCTATGAAAGAATTCATGAGTCATTTACATCGATATCGGTACAGCCAAGACCTTCAGAAAGATTATCGTAATAAAGATTATACAGCACAGGTTAATGAGCAGCTGTATCAGCAGAGATTTTGGTTATCTCCTACAGAAATTGTTGTCCCCGACTTCTTATCCGTTTCTATATATGAGCAAGGATACCCAACACATCCTCATGTATACTACGAAGCTTATATGAGTCAGGATACTTTCCGGTTGTGGTTTTGTTATAGTCTTTCAGGAAATGCAACTTTAGTATTAACTATTATAAAAACCTTCGTAAGTCAGTGGGGCCATGAAGATAACATTAGAAGTACGATGCGAAAAATGCATAGTGAGCTAATGCGGATCAATGTTCCTATTGATACAACGGAAATTTCTTTAGTTTGCGTTACTATTCCCAAAGAAAAAAAGGAACTTTCTTGGATTACTTGTGGGAAAACTAGTTTCTGGTTAAAAAAACAAGGAAAGGTTCCTCAGAATTTTACTACTTCATCCTTAGGTTTAGGGAAAATTAGTTCTTTACAAATTCAGGAAACCAAGGTTGCATGGGAAATAGGTGATGGAGCAGTATTACATACCTTACAGGCAGACGATTCCATGTCATCTTTAAATAGTCCTTTATTCACAGAGTTGAAAGATAGAGGACAAACAGCTATATTCTGCCCAATAGAGAGCGTACAGTTCGGGATATTAGAAAATCATGACGGAAATCTTTGTCCCTCAACACTTATCGGCTTAAAAAGAATCCGGTGAAAATAGTGACGTCGAACATTGGAAGAAAGATCTTACAGGTCATAAATAAGAAAAAAGGAAAAATGGGAGTACTTTCTATTCTATTTTTCTTTGACCTGGTTTTGCTTGGTGTGAATTCTCAAAAACCTCCAAATGACGAGCCAAGATCTCGAGTTAAAAACTCCCAAACTGACGAGAAAAGCTTAGTTGCTGCCTGTCCTAAAAATATAGTAAATAAAACATCAGCAAAAAAATCTGATAAGCAAGCCGTAGTTAAAAATTTCCCAACCAATCAACCACGGCATTTTAAAAAATCTACGCAGACATTTTCTCCAGGATTTTCTGAAGGTTCACGATTTGCTAAGCCTGAAGTAAAAAAACGCCTTCAAGATAATCGCTATACACAAACTGGTGCAAAAAAGACCCCGAGGTTCCTTCCTAAACAAGAAGAAAAAACTGAAGCTATTGAAGCGAAAAGCGAAGAAGAACGTATTTGGGAAGATAAGCGCGCTTACGCTAAACGCGCTGTAAATGCAATAAACTTCAGTGTTAAAAAACTGGTAGAAGAAAGTGACAAAAAGAGTGCCCAAGAAGAAGGCTTTAAAGTAGACCATAACTCTGGATCTCCGCACTCGTTAAAAACGAAATCACCAGATAAACAACCCTCTATTGATAAAATAGCCATACAGCCCGATTCAACAAAAGAAGAAGAGCCCACGCTATTAAAAGGGAAACAAATTACTTGTGAAGACCTGAAAGACAATGGTTATACTGTAAATTTCGAAGACATCTCTGTTCTTGAGTTATTACAGTTTGTTAGTAAGATCTCTGGAACCAACTTTGTTTTCGATAGTAATGATTTAAATTTCAATGTAACGATTGTTTCTCATGATCCTACATCTGTAGACGATCTCTCTACAATCCTTTTACAAGTCTTAAAAATGCATGACTTGAAAGTTGTAGAACAAGGAAATAACGTCCTGATTTATCGCAACCCACGTCTTTCCAAGTTGTCTACGGTAGTTACTGATGGCTCTGCAAAAGATAATTGTGAAGCTGTTGTAGTTACTCGTGTATTCCGTTTATATAGTGTACATCCTACATCAGCTGTAAATATTATTCAGCCTTTGCTCTCCCATGATGCTATAGTAAGCGCTTCAGAAGCAACACGTCATGTAATCGTTTCTGATATTGCTGGCAATGTAGAGAAAGTAGGAGAATTACTAGCAGCTCTAGATAGTCCCGGTACATCCGTAGATATGTCTGAGTATGAAGTCCACTATGCAAACCCTGCTTCATTAGTGAGCTATTGCCAAGATGTTCTTGGCGCTATGGCAGAGGATGAAGCTTTTCAGATTTTCATACAGCCAGGAACAAATAAGATTTTTGTAGTTTCCTCCCCTCGTTTAACAAACAAGGCAATACAACTACTCAAATCATTAGATGTTCCAGAAATGGCTCATACATTAGATGATGTCACTAGTCCTGCAGCAGCCCTCGGATCATCAGGAGCTGCGAATCCGAAAAGCTTGCGCTTTTTCATGTATAAGCTGAAGTATCAAAATGGCGCAGCTATTGCTCAAGCAATTCAAGACATCGGTTATAATCTCTATGTCACAACAGCTATGGATGAAGATTTCATCAACACATTGAATAGTATTCAATGGTTGGATGTGAATAATTCCATCGTTGTGATTGGAAATCAAGCAAACGTAGATAAAGTAGTCAGCTTACTCAATGGCTTGGATCTACCTCCAAAGCAAGTATACATTGAAGTTTTGATCTTGGAGACAAGTTTAGAAAAGTCTTGGGATTTCGGAGTTCAATGGGTGGCTCTCGGTGATGAACAAGGGAAAGTTGCTTATGCTTCAGGATTGTTAAGCAATACTGGTCTTGCTAATCCTACAAAATCTACAGTACCTCCTGCAAAACCTTCTCCAGGAGATATCCCTTTACCTACGCCTGGTCAGCTAGCAGGTATTAGCGATATGATGTATGCATCTTCCGCATTTGGTTTGGGGATCATAGGAAACGTACTCAGCCATAAGGGAAAATCTTTTCTAACCCTAGGGGGACTCCTCAGTGCCTTAGATCAAGATGGCGATACTGTTATAGTTCTCAACCCAAGAATTATGGCTCAGGATACGCAACAAGCATCATTCTTTGTTGGACAGACTATACCGTTCCAAACAACCAGTACCATTATTCAAGAAACAGGAACAGTTACACAAAATATCGAATATGAAGATATCGGTGTGAATCTTGTTGTTGCTTCAACAGTAGCACCAAATAACGTTGTTACCTTACAAATAGAACAAACGATTTCCGAGTTACACTCTGCTCAAGGAACGCTTACACCGGTAACAGATAAAACATACGCTGCCACACGCTTGCAAGTCCCTGATGGTTGTTTCTTAGTCATGAGTGGTCACATCAGAGATAAAACTACGAAAATTGTTACTGGAGTACCTCTTTTAAACTCCATACCTTTGATCCGAGGTTTATTCAGCAGAACAATAGATCAAAGGCAAAAACGCAACATAATGATGTTCATTAAACCTAAGGTTATTAGTAGTTTTGAAGAGGGAACAAAATTAACCAACAAAGAAGGTTATAGATACAATTGGGAAGCTGATGAAGGCTCGATGCAGGTGGCGCCACGACATGCTCCTGAATGTCAACACCCCCCAGCACTACAAGCAGAAAGTGATTTTAAAATGCTAGAAATAGAAGCCCAATAAATGTTATATAGAAAAGGTAAGATGATATTCTGCGCCATGGAATAGCTTCTCACTCTGTTGCATTTCAGGGGGAAAGCCAAGAAAGCATCGTCGGCCGTATGATTGTTGTTTTCTTGGCTTTTTTGTTCCCCAATTCTATACTGATTTTTCTTATTTTTTTTGCCTAAATAGCTCAGTTGGTAGAGCAACGCATTCGTAACGCGTAGGTCGTCGGTTCGATCCCGGCTTTGGGCAAACATGGTAAAAAATATTTACAAAAATAAAACAAATGCTTACCTTTTGTTTTGTTCCTTAAAGGAAAAGCATAAGAAGTAAGAACTTATAAAGATCGGGTCTATTTCATAATGTGAATCAAATTCACACCCTCTTTATTTTACGGCTATTTCTTAACCTTTTCCTTTAAAGAAAGCTTTTATTTATGAAGTGCGCTGAGGAATCCTTATTTTCTCTATTCATTTCAAAAACACGTACATAGGGGGAGGGCAGGCTGACATGTCCTAAGAGGCGAGGGTTTGAAGGAAGAACCTCCTCAAAGCTTTTTTATATTAATTTTAAAAGGCAAAGTCGGGGCTTTTAATTTAGGCTTTAGGGGGAAAAAGTTTTGCTGCCCTCCTTGCTGCATATTGCGGTTATAGGAGGGTATTAAAAGCCATTAGCAGATAAGCCTTCGGCAAGTTTCTTTAACACATCTGCACGTAACTGTGAGATAACTTCTTTTTGTAAATTCTTATTATCTTCAGGTTGTTTTGTAAGCGCTAAGTGCCCACGACGCGCCTGCCAGAACACAGGATTCCAAATGGAACTGTTGTCGGAGCCTTGAATCCATCCTAAGCTAATCCCTAATTGGATCCAACTCAACGCATCTAACGTTTCTTGAAGATCTAAATGATAGGAGTGTGTAAGCAATCCTAGGGCACGTAAAATATGATTTTTTAATTCTCCAGGATTTTGCTCAGCATGCTTCTTTTTTGCGGAAGCTTCGGCAACAGCAACTTTCGAAGACCATATTCTGAGCGAGGATAAGATTTGTTCTTCAGTAAGCCCCAAAGAACATTTATTCGATAAAACTACAATATTCCCAATATATTCTGGAGTTCCTGGTAAAATTCCAGAGCAAGCAACCTCTGTATCCTCGTCAATAATCTCAGACAATTCTCGAGAATAAACCAATGCTGGAGCATGTAGGAAACTCTGACTTTTTAATCCTGTACCGCATTCTCGAGGATTTGTCGTTAGAAAACCAAAATCAGGGGAAAAAGCAAATGCTAACTTTTCATTCAGATAACTATCTAACCGCACAAGCTGATCTAAGGCTTTTTCGGGTTCTGATGTAAAATCTATAGCATGGAGAATCAAGTGATCGCGGAAATTTATAGCCGCTAGAATATTTCCAGAGCGGTTTACAATAAGGGCTTCGCCTTCAGGGTTGCCTGTAAGATCATGGGGAAATAAAAAATGCTCAATGAGAAACTCTTTTTGCCAGGAAGGTGCATCTTTAAGAGGTAAAACTAGAAACTCATCAAAACCTTTAATATGGTTAAAATGTGAAGCTATAACTTCTAAAATTTCTTGTTTTTTCTCCCTAGATAAGCAGGGCAGAAACTTCGCTATGGAAAGATTCCTAGATAGTGAGAACGTCGTTATAGGCCAGGTTTTATTTACAGGAGGGGCGTCTTTCTGACTAGCAAAATTAAGAAGTAAGTCATTGGGAAGAATCATGCGAATTCTGATTTTTTAAATGATTAATCTGATCTCGTATTACAGCAGCTTGCTCATAATCTTCACGAGCTAGCGTATCCTGAAGAGCCTCGTTTAACGCTATTAATTTCAGGAGGGGGTTCATACTCGCCGCTTCTCCAGGGGAACGACCAATATGCAAACCACCTCGACTATTGTCCGCAGTCGCCGATGAACAAATAGCTTTAGTATGTATGAGTTTGGCTATAAGTTGTGTTTTAAAGTTTGTGTAACATAAGTGACAACCAAATAGCTGATTTTCATCAGCAGTCGGCTTCCATACGGTTTTACAATTGCCACATTCTAAAGTTACAGCAGCCCCAGAAGCACCTAACACAATGTTGTCACGGCTGTAGTAATGACCAGGACACGGACAAGAATCACATACATAAGAGCGTAAAATCTTATCCTTATCTACTTCAGTATAACAAATTGTTGCCGGCTTTTGACAATGGTAACATAGGTGGGGTTTAGAAGTTGCCATGAAGATCAACCATTAAAGCCAAATACTAATACACCCGATACCAATAACAAAAAAGAGACAAAGGAGAAAAAGGTTTTTTTAAGAAATATAAAAGAACCAAGAATAATCAATTGGGCCTTGAAGGATTTGAACCTTCGACCCCCTCATTAAAAGTGAGGTGCTCTAACCGCTGAGCTAAAGGCCCGAAGTTTACTTGGCTATTTTACATTTTGACCCCAAGGGGATTCGAACCCCTGTTACCGGAATGAAAATCCGATGTCCTGGGCCAGGCTAGACGATGGGGCCAAGACAACTACAATATTACTAGTTCTACTCCTTTAGAGCAATCTTTTCCTCTCCTAGTTTTGCATGAAAAACCAAAGAAAGAGAAGTAGATAAAGATTACTCACAAAAAGTAAAGCTTATCAAATCGATGAAAGATCAGCTTCTTTTTGCTTGGTCATTTCGTCGATCTGCTTACAAAACTTATCTGTTAATTCCTGGATTTTTTTCTCCATTCCCTTAACAGCGTCTTCTGTTAAATCAGAATCTTTTTTTAACTTATCGTTAGATTCCCTACGGATATTGCGAATAGCGACTTTTGCTTCTTCAGATTTACGACGCAACTGCTTAATAACTTCGTTTCGGTATTCTGCTGTAGGCTCAGGAATTTTAATACGTACTATGGATCCTTCTACATCAGGTTGCAAATTTAAATTTGCAGCAATAATACCTTTAGATATAGCAGAGACGTTATTGGCATCGTAGGGGGAAATTACTAACTGGCGTGTATCAGCTACAGAAATAGAGGCTAAATCAGATAACCTCATCGTAGTGCCATATACATCTACAGTAACTGTTTCTACTAAAGCAGGATTAGCTTTCCCTGTTCTAAATGAACGGACTTCTTTAGTGAAAAATTCTAAAGCAGCGGCCATTTTCTTTTCAGTATCAGCTAGAATGGACATGTGTAGCTTCCTCACAAATTAATGTTCCGATATTCTCATCAAAAATAGCTTGCTCTAGAGAGTGTTTAACAAAGCTAAAGACACGAATAGGAATATTAGAGTCCATGCATAAAGATACAGCGGAAGCGTCCATAACGCCTAATCCTTGAGCTAGGAAATCTTTAAAGCTAATACGATCATATTTTACAGCATCGCTAAATGACCGAGGATCTTTGTTATACACTCCATCAACATGCATAGTGGCTTTGAGTAGAATGTCAGCTTTTAACTCACAAGCACGCAAAGCTGCTCCTGTATCAGTTGTTA is a genomic window of Chlamydia psittaci 6BC containing:
- the sctQ gene encoding type III secretion system cytoplasmic ring protein SctQ gives rise to the protein MTVAAEPSASWLKSRHDFLSSLVKTDEVISLPPFPKELCQNRLKEKFRLEDANLTIQPRGSLTAAQAVQDFGTHFLVQSFLAQPLTSGTFFFVTSEADLQSFMVAVFNDSSLASYFYEKDKLLGFHYYFSAELCKLLQELAWIPSLSVRVVGDARFSTKDLQGSYQAVDVNCGLDGKTMRFRLLFPEATCDSCKDFLSASNQSFDIHQLDPTPLTMSVEIGYCQLTQEEWQQVEHGSFILLDSCLYDPDTEESGGLLTIQGHQFFGGRFVDQTSGEFKITSYPSLSQEAPTEETPEALPAAPLPGNYKLVAEASRYSLTVEEFLNLSQGSILNLNGIHPSRGVDLVLNGAKVGRGEIVSLGDVLGIRVLEV
- the frr gene encoding ribosome recycling factor, producing MSILADTEKKMAAALEFFTKEVRSFRTGKANPALVETVTVDVYGTTMRLSDLASISVADTRQLVISPYDANNVSAISKGIIAANLNLQPDVEGSIVRIKIPEPTAEYRNEVIKQLRRKSEEAKVAIRNIRRESNDKLKKDSDLTEDAVKGMEKKIQELTDKFCKQIDEMTKQKEADLSSI
- a CDS encoding DUF5421 family protein — translated: MELNKTSESLYNCKTDRHSIQQEVGPEPKDNRDVKVFSLEGRQQSKNDRQDKTANKSSRQEARGADDKHVEEKTSGVSSKEEEKEEGQNFMAYDNPTAGMAFVDIAPSVSSEVVVESTTVAVASADLQWVQDVIASTVESMIVADVNGQQLVELVLDAEGNVPEVFAGANLTLVQSGTDLSVKFSNFMDDVQLTEAVNLISNNPSQLAGLVESLKNLRLNLTELTVGTSIVQLPTIEEVQTPLHMIAATIHQRDEEKDQEGKDQQQQQDQEQNQYKVEEARL
- a CDS encoding serine/threonine protein kinase; translated protein: MDCQSEILPLNQAIGAYHIKKILSKKEGSAVYQGLHSETLQSAAIKVLEPPLVADTRRVHNFLKEARIIEQVSHPHIVKLYQYGQCREGLYIAMEYIQGVSLRQYILTHLIPLSKAIDIVLHIGQAIEYLHSRGILHRDIKPENILINSQGQIKLIDFGLAVCSSTEHASHPACLGTPSYMSPEQRQGDKVSEKSEIYSLGLIAYELISGNLALGKVILSLIPDRVSKILAKALQPSPKDRYGSMKEFMSHLHRYRYSQDLQKDYRNKDYTAQVNEQLYQQRFWLSPTEIVVPDFLSVSIYEQGYPTHPHVYYEAYMSQDTFRLWFCYSLSGNATLVLTIIKTFVSQWGHEDNIRSTMRKMHSELMRINVPIDTTEISLVCVTIPKEKKELSWITCGKTSFWLKKQGKVPQNFTTSSLGLGKISSLQIQETKVAWEIGDGAVLHTLQADDSMSSLNSPLFTELKDRGQTAIFCPIESVQFGILENHDGNLCPSTLIGLKRIR
- a CDS encoding UvrB/UvrC motif-containing protein, with the translated sequence MATSKPHLCYHCQKPATICYTEVDKDKILRSYVCDSCPCPGHYYSRDNIVLGASGAAVTLECGNCKTVWKPTADENQLFGCHLCYTNFKTQLIAKLIHTKAICSSATADNSRGGLHIGRSPGEAASMNPLLKLIALNEALQDTLAREDYEQAAVIRDQINHLKNQNSHDSSQ
- a CDS encoding secretin N-terminal domain-containing protein, which translates into the protein MKIVTSNIGRKILQVINKKKGKMGVLSILFFFDLVLLGVNSQKPPNDEPRSRVKNSQTDEKSLVAACPKNIVNKTSAKKSDKQAVVKNFPTNQPRHFKKSTQTFSPGFSEGSRFAKPEVKKRLQDNRYTQTGAKKTPRFLPKQEEKTEAIEAKSEEERIWEDKRAYAKRAVNAINFSVKKLVEESDKKSAQEEGFKVDHNSGSPHSLKTKSPDKQPSIDKIAIQPDSTKEEEPTLLKGKQITCEDLKDNGYTVNFEDISVLELLQFVSKISGTNFVFDSNDLNFNVTIVSHDPTSVDDLSTILLQVLKMHDLKVVEQGNNVLIYRNPRLSKLSTVVTDGSAKDNCEAVVVTRVFRLYSVHPTSAVNIIQPLLSHDAIVSASEATRHVIVSDIAGNVEKVGELLAALDSPGTSVDMSEYEVHYANPASLVSYCQDVLGAMAEDEAFQIFIQPGTNKIFVVSSPRLTNKAIQLLKSLDVPEMAHTLDDVTSPAAALGSSGAANPKSLRFFMYKLKYQNGAAIAQAIQDIGYNLYVTTAMDEDFINTLNSIQWLDVNNSIVVIGNQANVDKVVSLLNGLDLPPKQVYIEVLILETSLEKSWDFGVQWVALGDEQGKVAYASGLLSNTGLANPTKSTVPPAKPSPGDIPLPTPGQLAGISDMMYASSAFGLGIIGNVLSHKGKSFLTLGGLLSALDQDGDTVIVLNPRIMAQDTQQASFFVGQTIPFQTTSTIIQETGTVTQNIEYEDIGVNLVVASTVAPNNVVTLQIEQTISELHSAQGTLTPVTDKTYAATRLQVPDGCFLVMSGHIRDKTTKIVTGVPLLNSIPLIRGLFSRTIDQRQKRNIMMFIKPKVISSFEEGTKLTNKEGYRYNWEADEGSMQVAPRHAPECQHPPALQAESDFKMLEIEAQ
- a CDS encoding protein arginine kinase; its protein translation is MILPNDLLLNFASQKDAPPVNKTWPITTFSLSRNLSIAKFLPCLSREKKQEILEVIASHFNHIKGFDEFLVLPLKDAPSWQKEFLIEHFLFPHDLTGNPEGEALIVNRSGNILAAINFRDHLILHAIDFTSEPEKALDQLVRLDSYLNEKLAFAFSPDFGFLTTNPRECGTGLKSQSFLHAPALVYSRELSEIIDEDTEVACSGILPGTPEYIGNIVVLSNKCSLGLTEEQILSSLRIWSSKVAVAEASAKKKHAEQNPGELKNHILRALGLLTHSYHLDLQETLDALSWIQLGISLGWIQGSDNSSIWNPVFWQARRGHLALTKQPEDNKNLQKEVISQLRADVLKKLAEGLSANGF